In a genomic window of Rhinoderma darwinii isolate aRhiDar2 chromosome 10, aRhiDar2.hap1, whole genome shotgun sequence:
- the LOC142662697 gene encoding dual specificity tyrosine-phosphorylation-regulated kinase 1B-like: FQVVKAYDHHDQEWVAIKIIKNKKAFLNQAQIELRLLELMNKHDTEMKYYIVHLKRHFMFRNHLCLVFELLSYNLYDLLRNTNFRGVSLNLTRKFAQQLCTALLFLATPELSIIHCDLKPENILLCNPKRSAIKIVDFGSSCQLGQRIYQYIQSRFYRSPEVLLGMPYDLAIDMWSLGCILVEMHTGEPLFSGSNEVDQMNKIVEVLGTPPNHMLDQAPKARKYFDKLPEGTWTVKKNKDIKKDYKVPGTRRLHEVLGVETGGPGGRRAGEQGHSPSDYLKFKDLILRMLDYDPKTRITPFYALQHNFFKKTTDEGTNTSNSNSTSPAMDHSHSTSTTSSVSSSGGSSGSSNDNRNYRYSNRYYNSAVAHTDYEMQSPQAHSQQQIRLWAGGDVPITNSDSYPQILPHKPTPSQPQHFHGNEPHHPHPLYHHVNRPHYHRQLITSSSPQIPESMELSLGHRHPQSSSSLHPHHPSLDCTPFGSSNLHLGVSAFRTRTVSGHNDSGVPLNYPYSSNTSSMVGPPHIRNRTETEESAMLGVCVPQSTAASS, translated from the exons TTTCAGGTGGTGAAGGCATATGATCACCATGATCAAGAATGGGTAGCCAttaaaatcataaaaaataaGAAGGCTTTTTTGAACCAGGCCCAGATAGAGCTGAGACTACTTGAGCTTATGAACAAACATGACaccgaaatgaagtattacatag TGCATTTAAAACGGCACTTTATGTTTCGGAACCATCTTTGTCTGGTGTTCGAGCTACTGTCCTACAACTTATATGACCTTTTAAGAAATACAAACTTCCGTGGTGTTTCTCTAAACTTGACCCGAAAGTTTGCTCAGCAACTCTGCACCGCTCTGCTCTTCTTGGCCACTCCTGAGCTCAGTATCATTCATTGTGACCTGAAACCCGAGAACATTCTTCTGTGTAACCCAAAACGCAGTGCCATCAAAATTGTGGACTTTGGCAGCTCCTGTCAGCTTGGACAAAGG atCTACCAGTATATTCAAAGCCGCTTTTATCGGTCACCTGAGGTGTTACTGGGAATGCCGTACGATCTGGCAATAGACATGTGGTCTTTAGGGTGTATTTTGGTGGAAATGCACACAGGAGAGCCTTTATTCAGCGGATCCAATGAG GTGGACCAGATGAACAAAATAGTAGAAGTCCTGGGAACTCCCCCAAACCACATGTTGGATCAGGCCCCAAAGGCACGGAAATACTTTGATAAACTTCCTGAAGGAACATGGACtgtaaagaaaaataaagatATCAAGAAG GACTACAAAGTACCAGGAACTCGTAGGCTCCATGAAGTTCTGGGTGTAGAAACCGGTGGTCCTGGtggacgcagagcaggagaacagGGACATTCGCCCTCTGATTATCTCAAATTTAAAGATTTAATTTTACGGATGTTGGATTATGACCCTAAAACTAGGATTACCCCTTTTTATGCGCTCCAGCACAATTTCTTTAAGAAAACGACAGATGAAGGGACAAATACAAGTAACAGTAACTCTACAAGCCCTGCAATGGACCATAGTCACTCAACCAGTACAACTAGTTCTGTGTCCAGCTCAG GAGGATCAAGTGGCTCTTCTAATGATAACCGCAATTACCGGTACAGCAACAGATACTATAACAGCGCTGTTGCTCACACAGATTACGAGATGCAGAGTCCACag GCTCATTCTCAGCAGCAGATAAGACTGTGGGCCGGCGGAGATGTTCCAATCACAAACAGCGATTCCTACCCTCAGATCTTACCTCACAAGCCTACTCCCAGTCAACCGCAACACTTTCATGGAAACGAACCACATCACCCTCACCCACTGTACCATCATGTTAACCGGCCACACTACCATCGGCAGCTCATCACCTCCTCTTCTCCGCAAATCCCAGAGTCTATGGAGCTCAGCTTGGGACACAGACACCCCCAGTCTTCCTCTTCATTGCACCCACACCACCCTAGCTTAGACTGCACTCCGTTTGGCTCCTCAAACTTACACTTAGGGGTTTCTGCTTTTCGGACTAGAACAGTCAGTGGGCATAACGATTCTGGAGTGCCTCTGAATTATCCCTACTCTAGCAACACATCCAGCATGGTTGGACCACCTCATATCCGAAACAGGACGGAAACTGAAGAGAGTGCGATGTTAGGCGTGTGTGTCCCTCAGAGTACAGCAGCAAGCTCTTGA